In one Bombyx mori chromosome 4, ASM3026992v2 genomic region, the following are encoded:
- the LOC101738262 gene encoding la protein homolog — protein MTEDKEVTVETNGQEENAKIENSEDETELDIAIIRQVEYYFGDVNLHRDKFLQEQIKLDDGWVPLETLTKFNRLAKLTEDTDVIANALNKSTSGLLEVSEDNKKVRRNPEQPLPEMNEELRKEICNRSIYAKGFAKDASLDDLLTYFKQFQEVENVIMRRYVEKSTKKRLFKGSVFATFKTREQAEKFMNAKGHKYGDNELLTLWQEDYLQQKQEEYSDRKDKKEKKNKDKEGQQQQEKEELKLPTGSVFHFSEVNEKMKREDLKDALTKLGAEVAYIDFKSGDTEGWVRLSKENAAKEMVEKIEDGKIKICDSEVIFKLLEGDDEKAYLAKTVEEMTKKRRNMRNNKFGKGKNFKGRQGGRKRKPENNEEAPPKKVQAQ, from the exons ATGACTGAGGACAAAGAGGTAACTGTTGAAACCAATGGACAAGAGGAGAACGCGAAAATCGAAAATTCAGAAGACGAAACCGAATTGGATATTGCGATTATTCGGCAAGTCGAATATTATTTTG GTGATGTAAATCTACATCGAGATAAATTTCTGcaagaacaaataaaattagatgATGGATGGGTTCCATTAGAAACTCTCACAAAATTCAACCGCCTTGCCAAACTGACAGAGGACACAGATGTCATCGCAAATGCTCTTAACAAATCTACAAGTGGATTATTGgag GTTTCTGAAGATAACAAAAAAGTGAGACGTAATCCAGAACAGCCACTGCCAGAAATGAACGAGGAGCTTCGTAAAGAAATATGCAACAGATCAATTTACGCCAAAGGATTTGCTAAAGATGCCTCATTAGATGATTTATTAACTTACTTCAAGCAGTTTCAGGAAGTTGAGAATGTAATTATGAGAAGATACGTTGAGAAATCCACAAAGAAACGCTTGTTCAAGGGTTCTGTATTTGCTACATTCAAGACTAGAGAACAG GCAGAAAAGTTTATGAATGCAAAAGGGCAcaagtatggagataatgaacTGTTAACACTCTGGCAGGAAGATTACTTACAGCAGAAACAAGAAGAATATTCAGATAGGAAagataagaaagaaaaaaagaacaaagaCAAAGAA GGTCAACAACAACAAGAAAAGGAAGAATTAAAATTACCAACAGGCAGCGTCTTTCACTTTAGTGAAGTCAATGAGAAAATGAAGAGAGAGGACTTAAAGGATGCTCTCACTAAATTAG GTGCCGAGGTCGCATACATTGATTTCAAATCTGGTGACACCGAAGGTTGGGTGAGACTGTCTAAAGAAAACGCCGCTAAAGAAATGGTTGAAAAGATTGAAGATGGAAAGATTAAGATATGCGATTCTGAGGTCATCTTCAAACTGCTTGAAGGTGACGATGAGAAAGCGTATCTCGCCAAAACCGTGGAAGAGATGACAAAAAAACGCAGGAACATGAGGAATAACAAGTTCGGTAAAGGAAAGAATTTCAAAGGGAGACAAGGCGGTAGAAAGAGAAAGCCCGAAAATAATGAAGAGGCACCTCCAAAGAAAGTCCAAGCGCAGTAA
- the LOC101738131 gene encoding protein saal1 — MKPEIDAKVEENDNPLPVGDVIGDTAYSERFVLKILIKLANLDTLKNEIKEKSFEEDLCMLWDMTAERDVVLFLQKHDSLNLINFALPMMDSPRLIEIMIGIVGNMCCQKEVVSSILKMDGFLIQLLEHSKCDDSLTLVQLLRLINSCLFLSNDSDIPILMTVFESVGYSPTLYFILKNSSHKDLLVTALENMNAICSSCNTERHSSKFLMQFLRSEALDSLSAAITEITTNLKDSFRTDEIERSLIISLQISLHLLGFDSSAEIYENSKDDVIVMMRQILDYYEEKLVIQKEIEPDLIDIIESISTIINILNLNNICDLTKYFDHSYKMWKAVNMIMKSDKDGATNFEQDDKVELLDFTSKIKAPLCTLMCNYMATCSDENLLKCLDVIGQDYDDIITSLDKEKLHDEVNKRTEKYRTRLKENIDS; from the coding sequence atgAAGCCTGAAATAGACGCAAAAGTCGAAGAGAACGACAATCCACTTCCAGTAGGAGATGTGATAGGAGACACAGCGTACAGTGAAAGATTTGTGTTGAAAATTCTCATAAAGTTAGCCAATTTAGACACActcaaaaatgaaataaaagagaaatcTTTCGAAGAAGATCTTTGTATGCTCTGGGATATGACTGCAGAACGAGATGTTGTACTATTCCTCCAAAAACACGATAGCCTTAACCTCATCAACTTTGCATTGCCTATGATGGACTCACCGCGACTGATAGAAATTATGATCGGTATCGTGGGCAACATGTGCTGTCAAAAGGAGGTTGTGTCCAGTATCTTGAAGATGGATGGATTTTTGATTCAACTTCTTGAACATTCAAAGTGTGATGATAGTTTGACTTTGGTACAATTATTACGGCTTATAAACTCATGTCTTTTCTTGTCTAATGACAGTGATATCCCAATTTTAATGACAGTATTTGAATCAGTAGGATATTCACCAACATTGTACTTTATTCTTAAGAATTCATCACACAAAGATCTATTAGTGACTGCATTAGAAAACATGAATGCCATTTGTTCGTCTTGTAACACTGAGAGGCATAGTTCTAAATtcttaatgcaatttttaaggTCAGAAGCTTTAGATTCATTGTCAGCAGCGATTACAGAAATAACAACTAATTTGAAGGATTCTTTTCGGACAGATGAAATTGAACGATCGCTCATAATAAGCTTGCAAATATCTCTTCACTTACTCGGGTTTGATTCTTCAGCAGAAATCTACGAGAACAGCAAAGATGATGTCATTGTTATGATGAGACAAATTTTAGACTATTATGAAGAAAAATTAGTCATACAAAAGGAAATAGAACCAGATTTAATCGACATTATTGAATCAATAAGCACTATAATCAacattttaaatctaaataatatatgtGACCTCACCAAATACTTTGATCACAGTTACAAAATGTGGAAAGCAGttaatatgataatgaaatCCGACAAAGATGGAGCTACTAATTTTGAGCAAGATGACAAAGTTGAGCTACTGGACTTTACTTCTAAAATAAAGGCTCCTCTGTGCACACTTATGTGCAATTATATGGCAACATGTTCAGACGAAAACTTGTTGAAGTGTTTAGATGTCattggtcaagattatgatgaCATCATAACTTCATTAGACAAAGAAAAATTACACGATGAAGTGAACAAGAGAACAGAAAAATACAGAACTagattaaaagaaaacattgattcctaa
- the LOC101738489 gene encoding protein asteroid, with protein MGVRGLTTYINKNEDIFLKDFVLYDSCVVIDGHSLCAQLYQRLNSFSAFGGDYDKFFQYVRTFFKHFRKCNLTSYVLFDGSYETRKLKTAYHRLRSKIYGASCLDPVTQGCMQIFPLLIRNVFKEALIDIGVAYTVCEFEADDEIAAMARHLNCPVLSYDSDFYIYNVLYIPFNTVDFKPRCVIIDGVKKHVLNCKIYRFEQLTNSFEGIKQEILPLLATLLGNDFVQKRVFGKFFSEFKLPKAKKNQNDQQRCIEGLFKWLQNESIDTAISKIIGRLKKNRKEKVFYIIKKSIEGYNRKNCRSLKYFNIPENTEEIVSVLPENVNKLLGKDCNDNDDSVIPNNQIDENETIESPQYDSDTNEQSSEEENSSDQEDDTNELGIPDWFAEGIRNNTIPHSSINLYTHHLHFGSPQAEDYNDEDAFLCALPILRYSFDILTDYEQEYVTYVSRDKSLNYHRLIIDREYSIPRPLEVPYSNLTDEQLKLYFKNFFKIKMPMLDFNLIDLLPKSFQLYMLSILWWVNTCEVPIGLVHSLFVCYIMLEMIDESVGTIRGQKYYNEKYQKTIEEYKNRMIVLPSLTEGELFLNKNKIQHEDCFIAAKMLLQYFEIDAKIKKRPKSNYHVNKIHKYAKFQCCLQQINDLNTLCKKPYQNTKYGKSYNGTFVYNFALKMDTQNDPKVFVNQYLKDSTTILMFYNSLCTVYDELVLALGLRHFKWERSKSRRKRKEMLEDELNFIVKGFESEVVI; from the coding sequence ATGGGAGTACGAGGACTAACTACTTATATAAACAAGAATGAGGACATTTTTTTGAAAGACTTTGTATTATACGATTCCTGTGTTGTTATTGACGGTCACAGTCTCTGTGCTCAATTATATCAGCGTCTGAACAGTTTTTCTGCTTTCGGCGGCGATTATGACAAATTTTTTCAGTACGTAAGAACATTCTTTAAACATTTTCGGAAATGCAATTTAACCTCATACGTATTGTTTGACGGAAGTTACGAGACTAGAAAACTTAAAACTGCATATCATAGACTGAGATCCAAGATATATGGAGCGTCATGCCTAGATCCAGTTACTCAAGGATGCATGCAGATCTTCCCCTTGCTCATACGTAATGTTTTCAAAGAGGCATTGATTGATATTGGTGTTGCGTACACAGTATGCGAATTTGAGGCAGACGATGAAATCGCGGCTATGGCAAGGCATTTAAACTGTCCTGTACTGAGTTACGATTcagatttttatatatacaacgTTTTATATATTCCATTCAACACTGTAGATTTTAAACCGAGATGTGTTATAATAGATGGTGTTAAGAAACATGtcttaaattgtaaaatatacagATTTGAACAGTTAACTAATAGCTTTGAAGGAATCAAACAGGAAATTTTACCACTGCTTGCCACATTACTTGGCAATGATTTTGTGCAGAAGAGAGTTTTTGGAAAATTCTTTTCTGAATTTAAATTAcctaaggcaaaaaaaaatcaaaatgatcAACAGAGATGTATCGAGGGCCTATTCAAATGGTTGCAGAATGAGTCTATTGATACGGCTATCTCTAAAATTATTGGAAGATTAAAGAAAAATCGCAAGGAgaaagtattttatattattaaaaaaagcattGAAGGCTACAACAGAAAGAACTGTCGCTCATTGAAATACTTTAATATTCCAGAAAATACAGAAGAAATTGTTTCTGTATTACcagaaaatgttaataaattattggGAAAAGATTGTAATGACAATGATGACAGTGTTATACCAAATAATCAAATAGATGAAAATGAGACAATAGAAAGTCCACAATATGATTCTGATACAAATGAACAGTCGTCAGAAGAAGAGAATAGCTCTGATCAAGAAGACGATACCAATGAACTGGGTATCCCTGATTGGTTTGCAGAAGGAATAAGAAACAACACAATCCCTCACAGTAGTATAAATCTTTACACACATCATTTACATTTTGGTTCACCACAAGCTGAGGATTATAATGATGAAGATGCTTTCCTCTGTGCATTACCTATTCTGAGGTACTCTTTTGATATTCTTACAGATTACGAGCAAGAATATGTTACATATGTGAGCAGAGACAAAAGCCTCAACTATCACAGATTAATCATAGACAGAGAATATTCAATACCAAGACCTTTAGAAGTACCATATTCAAATCTTACAGATGAACAATTAAagctatattttaaaaatttcttcaaaattaaaatgccaatgttagattttaatttaattgatttattacCTAAGAGTTTCCAGTTGTATATGCTCAGCATCCTCTGGTGGGTTAACACCTGTGAAGTACCTATAGGCTTGGTTCATAGTTTATTTGTTTGCTACATTATGCTGGAGATGATTGATGAAAGCGTTGGTACAATTCGAGGTCAAAAGtattataatgagaaatatCAAAAAACAATTGAAGAATACAAAAACAGAATGATTGTACTACCAAGTTTGACAGAAGGTGAATtatttttgaacaaaaacaaaattcaacatgaaGACTGCTTTATAGCAGCGAAAATGCTTTTACAGTATTTCGAGATTGATGCTAAGATTAAAAAGAGACCCAAAAGCAATTATCATgtgaataaaatacataaatatgccAAATTTCAGTGTTGTTTGcaacaaattaatgatttaaataCACTGTGTAAAAAGCCATATCAAAATACAAAGTATGGAAAGTCTTATAACGGTacctttgtttataattttgcaCTAAAAATGGATACCCAGAATGATCCAAAAGTGTTCGTAAATCAGTATCTCAAAGATAGTACTACAATATTAATGTTTTACAATAGTCTTTGTACAGTTTATGATGAGCTGGTATTAGCGTTAGGCCTAAGACATTTTAAATGGGAGAGGTCAAAGagcagaagaaaaagaaaagagatGTTGGAGGATGAATTAAACTTTATTGTAAAAGGTTTTGAATCTGAAGttgttatataa